A single window of Cheilinus undulatus linkage group 12, ASM1832078v1, whole genome shotgun sequence DNA harbors:
- the mogat3b gene encoding 2-acylglycerol O-acyltransferase 3b produces MTKEKTQWKVFLEVISVLQWVMSFLFLGLGCSILMVYLMFTSLWPLPTLYFIWLVMDWNTPEKGGMKTRFVRKWKVWEHMRDFFPVKLVKTAELDSKKNYILGCHPHGIMSAGAFTCFSTESCGFTELFPGVRVTLAILAGLFRLPLFREYIMCAGLSPVSKPSLAHLLSQSGKGNAVVIVIGGAAESLASSPGINTVVMKQRKGFVRVALEFGADLVPVYSFGENELFQQVIFSDGSLGRRLQDLFKKIMGFAPCLFVGERMAIMPYRTPVTTVVGSPISVPKRATPTEEEVDHYHKLYMDALTDLFHKHKVSCGLSESHKLRII; encoded by the exons ATGACGAAAGAAAAAACTCAGTGGAAGGTGTTTTTAGAGGTAATAAGTGTGCTGCAATGGGTGATGTCATTTCTCTTCCTAG GATTGGGTTGTAGCATCTTGATGGTGTATCTGATGTTTACCTCGCTGTGGCCACTCCCAACCCTTTACTTCATATGGCTAGTGATGGACTGGAACACTcctgaaaaag GAGGAATGAAGACACGATTTGTGAGGAAGTGGAAAGTCTGGGAGCACATGAgagatttttttcctgtcaaa TTGGTGAAGACGGCTGAGCTGGATTCAAAGAAGAACTACATCTTAGGGTGTCACCCTCACGGGATCATGAGTGCTGGAGCGTTTACCTGCTTCAGCACGGAGAGCTGCGGCTTCACTGAGCTGTTTCCTGGAGTGAGGGTCACGCTGGCTATACTCGCCGGTCTCTTCAGGCTTCCACTGTTTAGGGAGTACATCATGTGTGCAG GTCTTTCACCAGTCAGCAAGCCAAGCCTTGCACACCTCCTCTCACAAAGTGGTAAGGGAAACGCTGTAGTGATTGTAATAGGGGGCGCTGCTGAGTCTCTGGCCTCCTCTCCTGGAATCAACACAGTGGTCATGAAGCAGAGAAAAGGATTTGTCAGAGTGGCGCTTGAGTTTGG GGCTGATCTGGTGCCAGTTTACTCATTCGGGGAGAATGAGCTCTTTCAGCAGGTGATTTTCTCTGATGGCAGTCTGGGTCGGAGGTTGCAGGATTTGTTTAAAAAGATTATGGGTTTCGCCCCATGTCTATTTGTTGGCGAGCGGATGGCGATCATGCCCTACAGGACTCCAGTCACCACTGTGG TGGGAAGTCCAATCTCTGTGCCAAAGCGTGCCACACCTACTGAGGAGGAGGTCGACCACTATCATAAACTTTACATGGATGCCCTGACTGACTTATTCCACAAACACAAAGTCAGCTGTGGACTTTCTGAGAGTCACAAGCTTCGGATTATTTAG